The Pseudodesulfovibrio alkaliphilus genome has a window encoding:
- the rimO gene encoding 30S ribosomal protein S12 methylthiotransferase RimO translates to MTHDPAAPLAVFTVSLGCPKNLVDTERLLGVLGPGMVPTDSVAGADLALINTCGFIQPAVEESVAAILDAVREADEARETTGRRPLVAVAGCLVSRYGQDLRDELPEVDLWLSTDQIALWPGMIGKAIGRARIIATPGIGDAPRRLSTGPAFAYLKISEGCSHNCRFCTIPAIRGPHRSRPKDALLAEAHTLAASVPEIVIVGQDSTAYGTDLGGDNTIRNLVAGLAEIPGISWLRLMYLYPAGLTDDLLGFLKSVGEPLLPYFDIPLQHAHPDVLASMGRPFARNPRKVIDRVRNHFPEAALRTTFIVGYPGETEEHFDQLMRFVEETRFHHLGVFPYWPEDGTPAAAMPHQVDQETKLARRDALMALQADISREIMESHVGQTLPVLIEDPSPEWPGLHLGRAWFQAPEVDGTTYVAAPPDKPLTPGTIVQAEIDKADTYDLSGLV, encoded by the coding sequence ATGACGCACGATCCCGCCGCTCCCCTTGCGGTATTCACCGTAAGCCTCGGGTGCCCCAAGAATCTTGTGGATACCGAGCGTTTGCTCGGCGTTCTCGGCCCGGGCATGGTCCCCACAGACAGCGTGGCCGGAGCGGACCTCGCCCTGATCAACACCTGCGGCTTCATCCAGCCTGCGGTGGAGGAATCCGTGGCCGCCATCCTCGACGCCGTGCGCGAGGCAGACGAAGCCCGCGAAACCACCGGCCGCCGTCCCCTCGTGGCCGTGGCCGGGTGCCTTGTCAGCCGCTACGGCCAGGACCTGCGCGACGAACTGCCCGAGGTGGACCTGTGGCTCTCCACCGACCAGATCGCCCTGTGGCCCGGAATGATCGGCAAGGCCATCGGCCGAGCCCGGATAATCGCCACCCCAGGCATTGGCGACGCCCCGCGTCGGCTTTCCACCGGCCCCGCCTTCGCCTACCTCAAGATCAGCGAAGGCTGCTCGCACAACTGCCGCTTCTGCACCATCCCCGCCATCCGGGGGCCGCACAGAAGCCGCCCCAAGGACGCCCTGCTGGCCGAGGCGCACACCCTGGCGGCCAGCGTCCCGGAAATCGTCATCGTGGGCCAGGACTCCACCGCCTACGGCACGGACCTCGGCGGCGACAACACCATCAGAAACCTCGTCGCCGGGCTGGCCGAAATCCCCGGAATCTCCTGGCTGCGCCTCATGTACCTCTATCCTGCCGGACTCACCGACGACCTGCTCGGCTTCCTCAAATCCGTCGGCGAACCGCTGCTGCCCTACTTCGACATCCCGCTCCAGCACGCCCACCCCGATGTTCTCGCTTCCATGGGCCGCCCCTTTGCCCGCAACCCGCGCAAGGTCATCGACCGGGTTCGCAACCACTTCCCCGAGGCCGCGCTGCGCACCACCTTCATCGTCGGCTATCCCGGCGAGACAGAGGAACATTTCGACCAGCTGATGCGCTTTGTGGAGGAAACCCGCTTTCACCACCTCGGCGTCTTCCCCTACTGGCCCGAGGACGGCACACCGGCCGCCGCCATGCCCCATCAGGTGGACCAGGAAACCAAGCTCGCCCGGCGCGACGCGCTCATGGCCCTGCAAGCCGACATCAGCCGGGAGATCATGGAATCCCACGTCGGGCAAACCCTGCCGGTGCTCATCGAGGACCCCTCGCCCGAATGGCCCGGTCTGCACCTGGGCCGCGCCTGGTTCCAGGCCCCGGAAGTGGACGGCACCACCTATGTGGCCGCCCCCCCGGACAAGCCCCTGACCCCCGGCACCATCGTGCAGGCCGAGATAGACAAGGCCGACACCTACGATCTCTCGGGGCTCGTCTGA
- the rdgB gene encoding RdgB/HAM1 family non-canonical purine NTP pyrophosphatase: MDAIVLATGNKGKIRELSVLLEPFGVRVRSLTEFPEIGEIPETGDTFLENALIKARTVAEATGLVAVADDSGIEVDALGGAPGVYSARYAGEECDDRANNEKLLAALRGVSDGQRTGRYRCVMVAVAPSGENIDADGSYEIRVGHDYRGSGGFGYDVIVVDPEMGCHVAELDPEVKNRRSHRGKAMRRLLAKWPEFWARVNARP; encoded by the coding sequence ATGGACGCCATTGTCCTGGCCACCGGCAACAAGGGGAAGATTCGCGAGCTTTCGGTGCTGCTTGAACCGTTTGGAGTGCGTGTGCGCAGTCTGACGGAATTCCCGGAGATAGGCGAAATACCCGAGACCGGGGACACGTTTCTTGAAAACGCCCTGATCAAGGCGCGGACCGTGGCGGAGGCCACCGGGCTGGTGGCCGTGGCCGACGACTCGGGCATCGAGGTGGACGCCCTGGGCGGTGCGCCGGGCGTGTATTCCGCCCGCTATGCGGGCGAGGAGTGCGACGACCGCGCCAACAACGAGAAGCTGCTTGCCGCGCTGCGCGGCGTGTCCGACGGGCAGCGCACCGGCCGCTACCGTTGCGTGATGGTGGCCGTGGCCCCGTCGGGCGAGAACATCGACGCCGACGGCAGCTACGAGATCCGGGTGGGGCATGACTACCGGGGCAGCGGCGGGTTCGGCTACGATGTCATCGTGGTGGACCCGGAGATGGGCTGCCACGTGGCCGAGCTGGACCCCGAGGTCAAGAACCGCCGCTCCCACCGGGGCAAGGCCATGCGCCGGTTGCTGGCCAAGTGGCCGGAATTCTGGGCAAGGGTCAATGCCCGGCCGTAA
- a CDS encoding CinA family protein, producing MDTRLVSLAVTELGENLRAHGNLLATAESCTGGLLASTLTDTPGSSDWFAGSVVAYANQVKEKLLGVDPALLREHGAVSEAVVLAMAQGALAAVGADISVAISGIAGPAGGTPDKPVGTVWMAWAWPSGTRARLYTFSGTREAVKAQAVMAALNGLLSVSR from the coding sequence ATGGATACCCGCCTCGTCTCCCTTGCCGTGACCGAACTCGGCGAAAACCTGCGCGCCCACGGCAATCTGCTGGCCACGGCCGAATCCTGCACCGGGGGCCTGCTGGCCAGCACCCTGACCGACACGCCCGGCAGTTCCGACTGGTTCGCCGGGTCCGTGGTCGCCTACGCCAACCAGGTCAAGGAAAAGCTGCTGGGCGTGGACCCGGCCCTGCTCAGGGAACACGGAGCGGTCTCCGAGGCCGTGGTCCTGGCCATGGCCCAGGGTGCGCTCGCGGCCGTGGGCGCGGACATCTCCGTGGCCATCTCCGGCATCGCCGGGCCAGCGGGCGGCACCCCGGACAAGCCCGTGGGCACGGTCTGGATGGCCTGGGCATGGCCCTCGGGCACCCGCGCCCGGCTGTACACCTTTTCCGGCACACGCGAAGCCGTCAAGGCCCAGGCCGTCATGGCCGCCCTCAACGGCCTGCTCTCGGTCAGCCGCTGA
- a CDS encoding MFS transporter: MPAPSSDTRGPFRAALPAVLFVAVIFFLNFLSRVSLAPVMPLVQVDLGFAHTGAGVVFMVHGAGNALGLLLCGFLSRAATHRRTVGISSLLVGVAALAVPLAGTYAWLLVAVFVLGVCVGLYLPSGIAVIFSLIRKEDWGKAMAVHELAPNLAYVAAPLLAEALLLRYDWRAAFVLLGVAQVVLGLWFIRSGRGGDFPGVVPGPDMIMTILRRPEFWLLVLFFSLGVGASVGPYAMLPLYLVDVHGFEREAANRLLAISRMLACSSPFVAGWITDRWGPRPAILLCLLLSGCGLLALGLCSGQALVAATLFQPVASVLMFAPGFTMLSTVFPPEHRSVAVALMGPVNALIGLGVVPTFLGAMGDAGFFQYGFAVQGGLLLWSMALLRRLPAGTGGRVD, from the coding sequence ATGCCCGCGCCCAGTTCCGACACAAGAGGGCCGTTTCGTGCGGCGCTTCCGGCGGTGCTTTTCGTTGCCGTCATCTTTTTTCTCAACTTCCTCTCGCGGGTTTCGCTCGCCCCGGTCATGCCCCTTGTTCAGGTGGATCTCGGTTTCGCCCATACCGGGGCGGGGGTGGTTTTCATGGTCCATGGAGCGGGCAACGCGCTGGGGCTGCTTTTGTGCGGTTTTCTCTCCCGGGCCGCCACCCATCGCCGCACAGTGGGCATCTCGTCGCTTCTGGTGGGTGTGGCCGCCCTGGCCGTGCCCCTGGCCGGAACCTATGCCTGGCTGCTGGTCGCCGTTTTCGTGCTTGGCGTGTGCGTCGGTCTCTATCTGCCCTCGGGCATTGCCGTCATCTTTTCCCTGATTCGCAAAGAGGATTGGGGCAAGGCCATGGCCGTTCACGAGCTGGCCCCGAACCTCGCCTACGTGGCGGCCCCTCTCCTGGCCGAGGCGCTGCTGCTTCGGTACGACTGGCGGGCCGCCTTTGTTCTGCTCGGCGTTGCCCAGGTCGTTTTGGGGCTGTGGTTCATCCGTTCGGGGCGGGGCGGCGACTTTCCGGGGGTGGTGCCCGGCCCGGACATGATCATGACGATTCTGCGGCGTCCGGAATTCTGGCTTCTGGTGCTTTTCTTCAGTCTCGGGGTGGGAGCCTCGGTGGGCCCTTATGCCATGCTCCCCCTCTACCTGGTCGATGTCCACGGTTTCGAGCGCGAGGCGGCCAACCGTCTGCTGGCCATCTCGCGCATGCTGGCATGCTCGTCCCCCTTTGTGGCGGGCTGGATCACCGACAGATGGGGGCCGCGGCCCGCCATTCTCCTGTGTCTGCTCCTGTCCGGCTGCGGCCTGCTTGCCCTGGGGTTATGCTCCGGGCAGGCGTTGGTGGCGGCCACCCTGTTTCAGCCCGTGGCATCGGTGCTCATGTTCGCGCCTGGATTTACCATGCTCTCCACCGTGTTCCCTCCCGAGCATCGTAGCGTGGCCGTGGCGCTCATGGGTCCGGTCAATGCCCTGATCGGGTTGGGCGTGGTGCCCACTTTTCTTGGAGCCATGGGGGACGCCGGGTTTTTTCAGTACGGTTTCGCAGTGCAGGGGGGGCTGCTGCTGTGGTCCATGGCCTTGCTGCGGCGTTTGCCTGCAGGAACCGGGGGGCGGGTGGATTAA
- a CDS encoding DVU0772 family protein → MSDDTNACKQWLNEVNWDMIHEDAVTLYLEWGNNNYRDAMRSPVTRSGEYSVYFAVDTWEEPKVVLMRMDNYGSTILCSKKLPAELSRKLLDDIKDIKGILELPSYIKEWLIAELEK, encoded by the coding sequence ATGAGCGACGACACCAACGCCTGCAAGCAGTGGCTGAACGAAGTCAACTGGGACATGATCCACGAGGACGCCGTGACCCTGTATCTGGAGTGGGGCAACAACAACTACCGCGATGCCATGCGTTCGCCCGTGACCCGTAGCGGCGAGTATTCCGTCTACTTTGCCGTGGACACCTGGGAGGAGCCCAAGGTGGTGCTCATGCGTATGGACAATTACGGCTCCACCATTCTCTGCTCCAAGAAGCTCCCGGCCGAACTTTCCCGCAAGCTTCTCGACGACATCAAGGACATCAAGGGTATCCTGGAGCTGCCTTCCTACATCAAGGAGTGGCTGATCGCCGAGTTGGAAAAATAA
- a CDS encoding Tgt2/MlaC family protein: MLFKRLVLPMFLVCVFSAPVHADASQTPTDRVKAGVELLISVLSDPKAQDPAYHEETVRKLREEAEKFIDFKLVTMFSVGRPWTAMTPQMQDDLTEAFVQLLERTYLRRIPAYGGQDVKYTGEQVEGNRAKVFTELVDKDKKIIVEFRLRIVQDLWMIYDVVAEGVSLVANYRSQFSQVLNSGTPEDLLKLIRERIEKLDSGQDDGSQDLAVPQQG; this comes from the coding sequence ATGCTCTTCAAGCGACTGGTTCTTCCCATGTTCCTCGTCTGTGTATTCTCGGCCCCGGTGCATGCGGATGCTTCGCAGACGCCCACCGACAGGGTCAAGGCGGGGGTGGAGCTGCTCATCTCGGTGTTGAGCGACCCCAAGGCACAGGACCCGGCTTACCACGAAGAGACTGTGCGGAAGCTGCGCGAAGAGGCGGAAAAGTTTATTGATTTCAAGCTTGTGACCATGTTTTCAGTGGGCAGGCCCTGGACCGCCATGACCCCGCAGATGCAGGACGATCTGACCGAGGCGTTTGTGCAGCTCCTTGAACGGACCTATCTCAGGAGAATTCCGGCCTACGGAGGCCAGGACGTGAAGTATACCGGCGAGCAGGTGGAGGGCAACCGGGCCAAGGTGTTCACCGAGCTCGTGGACAAGGACAAGAAAATAATAGTTGAATTTCGGTTGAGAATCGTTCAAGACCTATGGATGATATACGATGTGGTCGCCGAGGGCGTGAGCTTGGTGGCCAACTATCGAAGCCAGTTTTCACAGGTGCTGAATTCCGGAACCCCCGAAGACCTGTTGAAGCTGATACGCGAACGGATCGAGAAACTGGACAGCGGCCAGGATGACGGGAGCCAGGACCTGGCTGTGCCGCAACAGGGATAG
- a CDS encoding HD domain-containing protein, with protein sequence MADMDGRDRLKRLADFFFECGMLRKTPRTGYQFLGTGAENVAEHSFRTAVIGHVLARMAGADVARTTYLCLFHDLHEARTGDYNYVNRIYNSSTRTLALEHALKGTGLEEDVLGYWQELEETATLEARLAQDADQLDFILNLKEQADLGNPYAAKWLEIAVQRVRTEWGRELAETIAVTDHTDWWFLGPDPAWWERKNGSNAKK encoded by the coding sequence ATGGCTGACATGGACGGACGGGACAGACTCAAGCGGCTGGCGGATTTCTTCTTTGAATGCGGGATGCTCAGGAAGACGCCGCGAACGGGCTACCAGTTTTTGGGAACCGGCGCCGAGAACGTGGCCGAGCACTCCTTCCGCACCGCCGTCATCGGCCACGTACTGGCCCGGATGGCCGGGGCGGATGTGGCCCGCACCACCTATCTGTGCCTGTTTCACGATCTGCACGAGGCGCGGACCGGGGACTACAACTACGTCAACCGCATCTACAACTCGTCCACGCGGACCCTCGCGCTCGAACATGCCCTCAAGGGCACCGGGCTGGAGGAGGACGTGCTCGGCTACTGGCAGGAACTTGAGGAGACCGCCACCCTGGAGGCGCGGCTGGCCCAGGACGCGGATCAGCTCGACTTTATCCTCAATCTCAAGGAACAGGCCGATCTGGGCAATCCCTACGCCGCCAAGTGGCTCGAAATTGCGGTGCAGCGGGTGCGCACCGAATGGGGCCGCGAGCTGGCCGAGACCATCGCGGTCACGGACCATACGGACTGGTGGTTCCTCGGTCCCGACCCCGCCTGGTGGGAGCGCAAGAACGGCAGCAATGCCAAGAAGTGA
- a CDS encoding MlaE family ABC transporter permease produces the protein MAEKAQGGTFSLALPGRAFGRMLDELGGLFLFFLQAVALMFAGWGQFAKTVRQVYFIGVQSVTVIALIGLFTGMVMGMQLYYALSVFGADGFLGTGVALSMVRELAPVLTAIMLTGRAGSAMTAEIGVMRISEQIDALTIMDINPMRYLVAPKMAACLISFPILTAFFNLIALWGGWLTGVKLLGANEGVYWSRVQGSLDWSDIEGGFIKSLVFGVLVCAICCFEGYNTHTRSGRAGPEGVSQSTTSAVVKSCVVILAADYVLTSLLW, from the coding sequence ATGGCCGAAAAGGCGCAGGGCGGAACCTTTTCCTTGGCCCTTCCGGGCCGGGCGTTCGGGAGGATGCTGGATGAGCTGGGAGGACTTTTCCTGTTCTTCCTGCAAGCCGTCGCGCTCATGTTCGCCGGGTGGGGCCAGTTTGCCAAGACCGTCCGCCAAGTGTATTTCATCGGCGTCCAGTCGGTCACGGTCATCGCGCTGATCGGCCTGTTCACGGGCATGGTCATGGGCATGCAGCTTTACTATGCCCTTTCTGTCTTCGGGGCCGACGGCTTTCTGGGCACGGGCGTGGCCTTGTCCATGGTACGCGAGCTGGCCCCGGTGCTGACGGCCATCATGCTCACGGGCCGGGCCGGGTCGGCCATGACCGCCGAGATCGGCGTCATGCGCATCTCCGAACAGATCGATGCCCTGACCATCATGGACATCAACCCCATGCGCTATCTCGTGGCCCCCAAGATGGCCGCCTGTCTGATCAGTTTTCCCATCCTGACCGCCTTCTTCAATCTCATCGCCCTGTGGGGCGGCTGGCTCACCGGGGTCAAGCTGCTGGGGGCCAATGAAGGCGTGTACTGGTCCCGGGTTCAGGGCTCGCTCGACTGGAGCGACATTGAGGGCGGGTTCATCAAGTCCCTGGTCTTCGGGGTGCTGGTCTGCGCCATCTGCTGCTTTGAGGGCTACAACACCCACACCCGTTCGGGCCGCGCAGGCCCCGAGGGCGTGAGCCAGTCCACCACCAGCGCGGTGGTCAAGTCCTGCGTCGTCATTCTCGCGGCGGACTATGTCCTCACGTCGCTGCTTTGGTAG
- the argJ gene encoding bifunctional glutamate N-acetyltransferase/amino-acid acetyltransferase ArgJ, with product MNIPKGYRFAAVQAGLKKPGKYDLGAIVSDAPAVAAGVFTTNKFKAAPVLQCREMLAGGRKMSGFLVNSGQANACTGETGRANCRETLNLAARALGVPADELLPASTGVIGAQFDLAKWEAAMPALGKSLETGTPELVARAIMTTDTVHKLAHAHFELPSGEVRLLGMCKGAGMISPNMATMLSFILCDADISTEAWQTMLADCVNLTINRITVDGDMSTNDCVMALANGASGVAVESEDDYIALRKHLLGVLEELAYKIVMDAEGGTKVAFIQVSGARSDADAEKVARAVGNSPLVKTALFGSDPNWGRIVCAAGYSGAAFNPEDLVLKIGGILVFRNGTPEPGDMDGLLKPIMKERDIVIHIDIGDGPGSTLLLASDLSRDYVSINADYRS from the coding sequence ATGAATATACCCAAAGGATATCGGTTCGCCGCCGTCCAGGCGGGGCTGAAGAAGCCGGGCAAGTACGACCTCGGCGCCATTGTCAGCGATGCCCCGGCGGTGGCCGCGGGCGTGTTCACCACCAACAAGTTCAAGGCCGCGCCTGTGCTGCAGTGCAGGGAGATGCTGGCCGGTGGCCGAAAGATGAGCGGCTTTCTGGTCAACTCGGGCCAGGCCAACGCCTGCACCGGGGAGACCGGCCGCGCCAACTGCCGCGAGACCCTGAATCTGGCCGCCAGGGCGCTGGGTGTGCCTGCGGACGAGCTGCTGCCCGCCTCGACCGGCGTCATCGGCGCCCAGTTCGATCTGGCCAAGTGGGAGGCGGCAATGCCCGCCCTGGGCAAGAGCCTTGAAACCGGCACTCCCGAGCTCGTGGCCCGGGCCATCATGACCACCGACACGGTGCACAAGCTGGCCCACGCGCACTTCGAGCTGCCCTCTGGCGAGGTGCGGCTGCTTGGTATGTGCAAGGGCGCGGGCATGATCAGCCCCAACATGGCCACCATGCTCAGCTTCATCCTCTGCGACGCAGATATCTCAACCGAGGCGTGGCAGACCATGCTGGCCGACTGCGTCAACCTGACCATCAACCGGATCACCGTGGACGGCGACATGTCCACCAACGACTGCGTCATGGCCCTGGCCAACGGCGCATCCGGGGTGGCGGTGGAGAGCGAGGACGACTACATCGCCCTGCGCAAGCACCTGCTGGGCGTACTGGAGGAGCTGGCCTACAAGATCGTCATGGATGCCGAGGGCGGGACCAAGGTGGCCTTCATCCAGGTCTCCGGGGCCAGGAGCGATGCCGATGCCGAGAAAGTGGCCCGGGCCGTGGGCAACTCGCCTCTGGTCAAGACCGCGCTTTTCGGCTCGGACCCCAACTGGGGGCGCATCGTCTGCGCAGCGGGCTATTCGGGAGCGGCCTTCAACCCCGAGGATCTGGTGCTCAAGATCGGCGGCATCCTCGTGTTCCGCAACGGCACCCCGGAACCGGGCGACATGGACGGACTGCTAAAACCGATCATGAAGGAGCGCGACATCGTTATCCATATTGACATCGGCGACGGGCCGGGCAGCACCCTGCTCCTGGCCTCGGACTTGAGTCGCGACTATGTGTCCATCAACGCCGATTATCGGTCATAA
- the mlaD gene encoding outer membrane lipid asymmetry maintenance protein MlaD — MFKLNKETAVGLFVLVGLISIAYMSIKLGNVQLFTDRYYTVHADFSDVSGLKVNAPVQMFGVDIGFVKGIVLDQDKGMARVTMMIDRKVQLTDDAIVGVKTSGLIGDKFLKIAPGGLGDPIGDGDALFDTNPAIDLEDLISKFAFGKV; from the coding sequence ATGTTCAAACTGAATAAGGAAACCGCCGTCGGACTCTTTGTGCTCGTCGGGCTGATCTCCATCGCCTACATGAGCATCAAGCTGGGCAATGTCCAACTCTTCACGGACAGGTACTATACCGTTCATGCCGATTTTTCGGACGTTTCCGGCCTCAAGGTCAACGCCCCGGTGCAGATGTTCGGGGTGGACATAGGGTTTGTCAAGGGCATCGTCCTGGACCAGGACAAGGGCATGGCCAGGGTGACCATGATGATTGACCGCAAAGTCCAGCTGACCGATGACGCCATTGTCGGGGTCAAGACCAGCGGCCTGATCGGCGACAAGTTCCTCAAGATCGCTCCGGGCGGCCTGGGGGATCCCATCGGTGACGGGGACGCTCTCTTCGACACCAATCCGGCCATCGACCTTGAGGATCTCATCAGCAAATTCGCCTTTGGAAAGGTGTAA
- a CDS encoding ABC transporter ATP-binding protein — protein MGNAPSIRLEGLTIGYGSRIVAENLDIEFPGGKLSMVVGGSGSGKSTLLKHILKLQPIGKGRVFIGGHDMSAVSDREQRCIRQRTGVLFQDGALLGSLRLGDNIALPLREHTRLTESEIMRIVHDRLAMVGLDHAAHLFPNELSGGMRKRAGLARALVMDPQMLFCDEPTSGLDPVMSAELDQLMLEMMCQFDMTMVVVTHDLRSMHALADFVVVLGEGRSLFQGTIKELDATKDPYLRRFLDRSAGERATSRLTLPPISQDRMKLDCADILGAKATGRKDGRCSN, from the coding sequence ATGGGTAACGCACCGAGCATCCGCCTGGAGGGGCTGACCATTGGGTACGGCAGCAGGATAGTGGCCGAAAACCTGGACATCGAGTTTCCGGGCGGCAAGCTGTCCATGGTTGTCGGGGGCTCGGGCTCGGGCAAGTCAACGCTGCTCAAACACATCCTCAAGCTTCAGCCCATCGGCAAGGGCAGGGTGTTTATCGGCGGTCACGACATGAGCGCAGTCTCCGACCGGGAGCAGCGTTGCATCCGCCAGCGCACCGGGGTGCTCTTTCAGGACGGGGCGTTGCTCGGCTCCCTGCGGCTGGGCGACAATATCGCCCTGCCTCTGCGCGAACACACGCGGTTGACCGAGAGCGAGATCATGCGCATCGTGCACGACAGGCTGGCCATGGTCGGCCTTGACCACGCCGCGCATCTGTTTCCCAACGAGCTTTCCGGCGGCATGCGCAAGCGGGCCGGTCTGGCCAGGGCCCTGGTCATGGACCCGCAGATGCTCTTTTGCGACGAGCCGACCTCGGGCCTTGATCCGGTCATGTCGGCCGAGCTGGACCAACTGATGCTCGAGATGATGTGCCAGTTCGACATGACCATGGTGGTGGTCACCCACGACCTGCGGAGCATGCACGCCCTGGCGGACTTCGTGGTGGTGCTCGGCGAGGGGCGCAGCCTCTTTCAGGGCACCATCAAGGAGCTGGATGCCACCAAGGACCCCTACCTGCGACGGTTCCTGGACCGCTCTGCCGGGGAGCGGGCCACCTCGCGCCTGACCCTGCCGCCCATCAGCCAGGACAGGATGAAACTCGACTGCGCCGACATTCTGGGCGCAAAAGCCACAGGCCGAAAGGATGGACGATGTTCAAACTGA
- a CDS encoding two-component system sensor histidine kinase NtrB codes for MLSTHGEDKRYVIGVIGDIPALLTFWQMFKDQANSMVLQEIGVVAVALPGGGPLPDAAPAGTNIPTYPDYRAMLDNHPAINLVIESTGRPALVGELRARLPVGITLVERNAASFFIKLLTSDKIWVACKMDLLHTQNMLKTIIDQMDHEILFLDAKGEIVGSNKTVLDRLGRAKRDIIGLSYCEVFTGTDKPECGFEKDPFGRTMRTRAHAETMTSEVDHDGRVRYFRVYTHPVFDEDGTVSHVVAIRRDITQRTYMEHRLQQAEKLASIGELSTYMAHEIRNPLFTISGFANSLMRTGGLDDKAREKIGIILEESKRLDEILKSLLNFTRPTEAQVAEVDINELVRATMEVMSLPCENQGVEALVDLDENVARVHANPDLIKQCLINLVKNSLEAMEDGGRLLVTTAMTHNYAVLAVEDTGHGIPLDIRDKIFSPFFSTRGKGAGLGLAQTRKIIDEIGGEVDLVSRVGAGTKITLYLPPILAVADSEESG; via the coding sequence GTGCTGTCAACACACGGCGAGGACAAGCGGTACGTCATCGGCGTCATCGGCGACATTCCGGCTCTACTGACATTTTGGCAGATGTTCAAGGACCAAGCCAACAGCATGGTGCTCCAGGAGATAGGCGTGGTCGCCGTGGCTCTCCCCGGGGGAGGCCCGCTGCCAGACGCCGCTCCGGCCGGGACGAACATCCCCACCTACCCGGACTATCGGGCGATGCTCGACAACCATCCGGCCATCAATCTGGTCATTGAGTCCACAGGCAGGCCCGCCCTGGTGGGAGAGCTGCGGGCCAGGCTGCCCGTGGGCATCACCCTGGTGGAGCGCAACGCCGCCAGTTTTTTCATCAAGCTGCTGACATCTGACAAGATATGGGTGGCCTGCAAGATGGACCTGCTCCACACCCAGAACATGCTCAAGACCATCATCGACCAGATGGACCATGAAATACTTTTTCTCGACGCCAAGGGCGAGATCGTGGGCAGCAACAAGACCGTGCTCGACAGGCTGGGCCGGGCCAAGAGGGACATCATCGGCCTGTCCTATTGCGAGGTGTTCACCGGCACGGACAAGCCCGAGTGCGGATTCGAGAAGGACCCCTTCGGCCGGACCATGCGGACACGCGCCCATGCCGAAACCATGACCAGCGAGGTGGACCACGATGGCCGGGTGCGTTATTTCCGGGTCTACACCCATCCCGTGTTCGACGAGGACGGCACGGTCAGCCATGTGGTGGCCATCCGGCGCGACATCACCCAGCGGACATATATGGAGCACAGGCTCCAGCAGGCGGAGAAGCTGGCCTCCATTGGCGAGCTGTCCACCTACATGGCCCATGAGATACGCAACCCGCTCTTCACCATCAGCGGGTTCGCCAATTCCCTGATGCGTACGGGCGGGCTGGACGATAAGGCGCGTGAGAAGATCGGGATCATCCTCGAGGAGTCCAAGCGGCTTGACGAGATCCTCAAGAGCCTGCTCAATTTCACGCGGCCCACCGAGGCCCAGGTGGCCGAGGTGGACATCAACGAACTGGTGCGGGCCACCATGGAAGTCATGAGCCTGCCCTGCGAGAACCAGGGCGTGGAGGCTCTGGTGGACCTGGACGAGAACGTGGCCAGGGTCCACGCCAACCCGGACCTGATCAAGCAGTGCCTGATCAATCTGGTCAAGAATTCCCTTGAGGCCATGGAGGACGGCGGCCGCCTGCTGGTGACCACGGCCATGACCCACAACTACGCGGTGCTGGCCGTGGAGGACACGGGCCACGGCATTCCGCTCGATATCCGCGACAAGATCTTCAGCCCGTTCTTCTCCACTCGGGGCAAGGGCGCGGGTCTCGGGCTGGCCCAGACCCGCAAGATCATCGACGAGATCGGCGGCGAGGTGGATCTGGTCAGCCGGGTGGGAGCGGGCACCAAGATCACGCTGTATCTGCCGCCCATCCTGGCGGTTGCGGATTCCGAGGAGTCCGGGTAA